A genome region from Pseudomonas anguilliseptica includes the following:
- a CDS encoding catalase family protein, giving the protein MFKRFWLWLGRVLGKLLVLVLTIAIGGWGIGAAYYAWKFSGPVSTEEQVPADEAALTQGIIEDAIRVVEQHRDNTRVLRDAHAKAHGCVKAEVTVSADIDSSLQRGVLSEPGKTWQAWMRLSNGNAYPQFDRARDARGMAIKLLDVPGEKLTQSPQHASEQDFVMFNHPAFFVRDVAEYKSNFAAQADGKKAMAFFPSWSPSTWEIRHLIIALKTLSPAPETPVANTYNSIAPFKLGEHNIKYRVIPQPEACPEYQLPEQNHDLPNFLRNALYQQLSLDRVPACFALQVQRQNAEYYMPIEDPSVEWSEAISPFETVATINVPAQDFDSREQNLFCDNLSFNPWHALPEHRPIGGINRLRKAVYEAVSIYRLERNQP; this is encoded by the coding sequence ATGTTTAAACGATTCTGGCTCTGGCTTGGCCGCGTACTGGGCAAATTGCTGGTCCTCGTATTGACCATTGCTATTGGCGGCTGGGGCATCGGCGCGGCCTATTACGCTTGGAAGTTCTCCGGTCCAGTATCCACTGAAGAGCAGGTCCCGGCCGATGAAGCCGCGCTCACCCAAGGCATCATCGAAGATGCCATTCGCGTGGTCGAACAGCACCGTGACAACACACGGGTACTGCGTGATGCTCACGCCAAGGCTCATGGCTGCGTGAAGGCCGAAGTCACCGTCAGTGCTGATATCGATAGCAGCTTGCAACGCGGTGTGCTCAGCGAGCCAGGGAAAACCTGGCAAGCCTGGATGCGCCTGTCCAACGGTAATGCCTACCCGCAATTCGACCGAGCTCGCGATGCCCGCGGCATGGCGATCAAGCTGCTGGATGTGCCTGGAGAAAAACTTACGCAAAGCCCGCAGCACGCCAGCGAGCAGGACTTTGTGATGTTTAATCACCCAGCGTTTTTCGTGCGTGACGTGGCCGAGTACAAAAGCAATTTCGCTGCCCAGGCCGACGGTAAAAAGGCCATGGCCTTCTTCCCCAGCTGGAGCCCCAGCACCTGGGAAATCCGCCATCTGATCATCGCCCTGAAAACGCTGTCCCCTGCCCCGGAAACACCGGTGGCAAACACTTACAACTCCATTGCCCCATTCAAACTGGGCGAGCACAACATCAAGTACCGGGTTATTCCTCAACCGGAAGCCTGCCCGGAGTACCAGCTGCCTGAACAGAACCATGACCTGCCGAATTTCCTGCGCAATGCGCTGTACCAGCAGTTGTCGCTGGATCGCGTACCCGCCTGTTTTGCCCTGCAGGTTCAGCGGCAGAACGCGGAGTACTACATGCCCATCGAAGACCCCAGTGTTGAATGGAGCGAAGCCATTTCGCCGTTCGAAACCGTCGCCACCATCAACGTGCCGGCACAGGACTTTGATAGCCGCGAGCAGAACCTGTTCTGTGACAACCTGTCCTTCAACCCCTGGCATGCGCTGCCTGAACATCGCCCGATTGGCGGCATCAACCGCCTGCGAAAGGCGGTCTACGAGGCTGTCAGCATCTACCGGTTGGAGCGTAATCAACCATAA
- the queD gene encoding 6-carboxytetrahydropterin synthase QueD, which yields MELFKEFMFEAAHRLPHVPEGHKCGRLHGHSFKVAVYIEGEVDPYTGWIRDFSEIKAIFNPLYEQLDHNYLNDIPGLENPTSEVLAKWIWQQLKPLLPELSRIRIHETCTSGCEYRGD from the coding sequence GTGGAATTGTTCAAAGAGTTTATGTTCGAGGCCGCCCACCGCCTGCCTCACGTCCCCGAAGGCCACAAATGCGGACGCCTGCACGGCCACTCCTTCAAGGTCGCGGTGTATATCGAAGGTGAGGTCGATCCTTATACCGGCTGGATTCGCGACTTCTCCGAGATCAAGGCGATCTTCAATCCACTCTATGAGCAGCTTGATCATAACTACCTGAACGATATTCCCGGCCTGGAAAACCCGACCAGTGAAGTGCTGGCCAAATGGATTTGGCAGCAACTCAAGCCGCTGCTGCCTGAGCTGTCGCGTATCCGTATCCACGAAACCTGCACCAGCGGTTGCGAGTACCGCGGCGATTGA
- a CDS encoding TRL-like family protein: MLKKIALAAGLVTLLSGCASGLSPVSVGLITDVKGPITATTASGNKTGTACATTIIGLINKGDASIAAAKANGNIGTIATADYHTKGFYPFFGETCVNVTGN, translated from the coding sequence ATGTTGAAGAAAATTGCTCTGGCTGCCGGCCTGGTTACCCTGCTCAGCGGTTGCGCCTCTGGCCTGTCGCCAGTTAGCGTTGGCCTGATCACCGACGTCAAAGGCCCGATCACTGCCACCACCGCTTCCGGTAACAAAACCGGTACTGCTTGCGCCACCACCATCATTGGTCTGATCAACAAAGGCGACGCTTCCATTGCTGCCGCCAAGGCCAACGGCAACATCGGCACCATCGCTACCGCTGATTACCACACCAAAGGCTTCTACCCGTTCTTCGGCGAAACCTGCGTGAACGTAACCGGTAACTAA
- the ligA gene encoding NAD-dependent DNA ligase LigA, whose amino-acid sequence MTDASIAAQRIVQLRAELDGHNYRYHVLDEPSIPDAEYDRLFHELKALEIEHPELVTADSPTQRVGSLALSAFGEVRHEVPMLSLGNAFEESDLLDFDRRVREGLDLPAGDLFGGGTEVEYSCEPKLDGLAVSLLYRDGLLVRGATRGDGSTGEDISVNVRTIRNVPLKLQGEGWPSVLEVRGEVFMSKAGFDALNARQLEQGGKTFANPRNAAAGSLRQLDSKITASRPLEFCCYGIGQVQGELPQTHFGILEALKQWGMPISRELKLAKGADECLAYYRSIGERRESLAYEIDGVVFKVNSLAYQRELGFRAREPRWAIAHKFPATEELTELLDVEFQVGRTGAVTPVARLKPVKVAGVTVSNATLHNMDEVARLGVMIGDTVIIRRAGDVIPQVVQVVPERRPLHARPVQIPESCPVCGSHVERTQLVRRSKGKETFSEGSGYRCVGRLACAAQLKQAIIHFVSRRAMDIEGLGDKTIEQLVDEQLIASPADLYKLTYEKIINLEGFAEVSSNKLLQAIADSKQPSLARFIYALGIPDVGEETAKVLARSLASLERVQRALPEVLTYLPDIGLEVAHEIHCFFADSHNQQVIAALLASDQCGFQLQEQGELSAEFSASATLAGMLDKLNIPSVGPGGAQKLADKFLSLEAVLAADWLDMRQTLPEKQAKAVREFFDVPANAQRARAIEAQLKAFGMHWHSEKRVIEGLPLAGQTWVLTGTLEVMSRDVAKEKLESLGAKVAGSVSAKTSCVVAGPGAGSKLAKASELGVRVIDEAQFLSALAGYGL is encoded by the coding sequence ATGACCGATGCTTCTATTGCCGCCCAGCGTATAGTGCAACTGCGCGCCGAACTGGATGGGCATAACTACCGCTATCACGTACTCGATGAGCCGAGTATTCCCGACGCCGAATATGATCGCCTGTTTCATGAGCTCAAAGCCCTGGAGATAGAGCACCCCGAACTGGTCACGGCCGACTCACCGACCCAGCGCGTCGGTAGCCTGGCGCTTTCGGCCTTCGGTGAGGTGAGGCATGAGGTGCCGATGCTCAGCCTGGGCAACGCCTTCGAAGAATCCGACCTGCTGGATTTCGATCGCCGGGTGCGTGAGGGGCTGGATTTGCCAGCAGGCGATCTGTTTGGCGGCGGTACTGAGGTTGAATACAGCTGCGAGCCCAAGCTTGATGGTTTGGCGGTCAGCCTGTTGTACCGCGACGGCCTGCTGGTGCGTGGCGCTACGCGTGGCGATGGCAGCACGGGCGAGGATATCAGCGTCAACGTACGCACCATTCGTAATGTGCCATTAAAGCTGCAAGGCGAGGGCTGGCCGTCTGTATTGGAAGTGCGTGGCGAAGTCTTTATGTCCAAGGCCGGTTTTGATGCGTTGAATGCTCGGCAGCTGGAGCAGGGCGGTAAGACTTTCGCCAATCCGCGTAATGCGGCGGCGGGCAGCCTGCGCCAGCTGGATTCGAAAATTACCGCCAGCCGTCCTCTGGAGTTCTGCTGCTACGGCATCGGTCAGGTGCAGGGCGAGCTACCACAAACGCATTTCGGCATTCTTGAAGCCCTGAAACAATGGGGTATGCCGATCAGTCGCGAGCTGAAACTGGCCAAGGGCGCCGATGAATGCCTGGCGTATTACCGCAGCATTGGTGAGCGCCGCGAGTCGTTGGCTTACGAGATCGACGGTGTGGTGTTCAAGGTCAACAGCCTGGCCTATCAGCGCGAACTCGGCTTCCGCGCCCGTGAGCCGCGCTGGGCGATTGCCCACAAATTCCCGGCGACGGAAGAGCTGACCGAGCTGCTGGATGTGGAGTTCCAGGTTGGCCGTACGGGTGCGGTTACCCCGGTGGCACGCCTGAAACCGGTCAAGGTGGCCGGTGTTACAGTGTCTAATGCCACGCTGCATAACATGGATGAAGTGGCGCGTCTGGGGGTGATGATCGGCGATACGGTGATCATCCGCCGCGCCGGCGATGTGATTCCACAAGTGGTGCAGGTAGTGCCTGAGCGGCGCCCACTGCATGCCAGGCCCGTACAGATTCCCGAGAGCTGCCCGGTGTGCGGCTCTCACGTTGAACGGACCCAACTGGTCAGACGCAGCAAGGGCAAGGAAACCTTCAGCGAAGGTTCGGGATACCGTTGTGTCGGCCGCCTGGCCTGCGCTGCGCAGCTCAAGCAGGCGATCATTCACTTTGTCTCACGGCGGGCCATGGACATCGAAGGGCTGGGCGACAAGACCATTGAACAGCTGGTTGATGAGCAGCTGATCGCCTCGCCGGCTGATCTGTACAAGTTGACGTATGAAAAGATCATCAACCTGGAAGGCTTTGCCGAGGTTTCCAGCAACAAGCTGCTGCAGGCCATTGCCGACAGCAAGCAACCGAGTCTGGCGCGTTTTATCTACGCTCTCGGTATACCCGATGTGGGCGAGGAAACCGCCAAGGTGCTGGCCCGTTCACTGGCATCTCTAGAACGCGTACAGCGGGCCTTGCCGGAAGTGCTGACCTACCTGCCGGATATCGGTTTAGAGGTCGCACATGAGATCCACTGCTTCTTTGCCGACAGCCATAACCAGCAGGTGATTGCAGCCTTGTTGGCCAGTGATCAATGCGGTTTTCAACTGCAGGAGCAAGGCGAGCTGAGTGCCGAATTCAGTGCCAGCGCTACCCTGGCCGGGATGCTCGACAAGTTGAATATTCCATCTGTAGGCCCCGGTGGCGCGCAGAAGCTGGCGGATAAGTTTCTCAGCCTGGAGGCTGTACTGGCGGCTGACTGGCTGGATATGCGCCAGACTCTGCCCGAGAAGCAAGCCAAGGCGGTACGCGAGTTCTTCGATGTGCCGGCCAATGCACAACGTGCGCGGGCCATCGAAGCGCAGCTAAAAGCCTTTGGCATGCACTGGCACAGCGAGAAAAGAGTTATCGAAGGCTTGCCGCTAGCAGGGCAAACCTGGGTACTGACCGGCACGCTGGAAGTGATGAGTCGCGATGTGGCCAAGGAAAAGCTGGAAAGCCTGGGCGCCAAGGTGGCAGGGTCGGTTTCGGCAAAAACCAGTTGTGTGGTCGCAGGGCCAGGGGCGGGCTCGAAGCTGGCAAAAGCCAGTGAGCTTGGTGTGCGGGTGATTGACGAGGCGCAGTTCTTGTCAGCCTTGGCAGGCTACGGCCTCTAG
- the zipA gene encoding cell division protein ZipA, translating into MEFGLREWLIVIGIIVIAGILFDGWRRMRGGKGKLKFKLDRSFANLPDDDSDPDLLSPPRVIDRSNEPAFDEEDLPSLSARELNRRRSGEPQQGDLNLGLEEPVPTLLNPVDDDVVKPVSQNQSSNKELPPVEEVLVINVIARDEEGFKGPALLQNILESGLRFGEMDIFHRHESMAGNGEVLFSMANALKPGTFDLDDIEGFSTRAVSFFLGLPGPRHPKQAFDVMVAAARKLAHELGGELKDDQRSVMTAQTIEHYRQRIVEYERKQLTNKR; encoded by the coding sequence ATGGAATTCGGTCTGCGCGAGTGGCTGATTGTCATCGGCATTATTGTGATTGCCGGCATCCTGTTTGATGGCTGGCGGCGGATGCGCGGTGGTAAGGGCAAACTCAAGTTCAAACTTGACCGCAGTTTTGCCAACCTGCCGGATGATGACAGTGATCCCGATCTGCTCAGCCCTCCGCGGGTTATTGATCGCAGTAATGAACCCGCTTTTGATGAGGAAGACCTGCCGTCGCTGAGCGCGCGTGAGTTAAATCGTCGCCGCAGCGGTGAGCCGCAACAAGGTGACCTTAATCTGGGCCTGGAAGAACCCGTGCCGACGCTGCTTAATCCGGTTGATGACGATGTGGTCAAACCCGTCAGTCAAAACCAGAGCAGCAATAAGGAATTACCACCGGTTGAAGAAGTATTGGTGATCAACGTGATTGCCCGCGACGAAGAAGGCTTTAAAGGCCCGGCTCTGTTGCAGAATATTCTCGAAAGTGGCCTGCGTTTTGGCGAGATGGACATCTTCCATCGTCACGAAAGCATGGCGGGTAATGGTGAGGTGCTGTTTTCCATGGCCAATGCGTTGAAACCTGGCACTTTTGATCTCGACGATATTGAAGGCTTCAGCACCCGTGCCGTAAGTTTCTTTCTTGGCTTGCCCGGCCCGCGTCACCCCAAACAGGCGTTTGATGTAATGGTGGCTGCAGCACGCAAACTGGCCCACGAGCTGGGTGGTGAATTGAAGGATGACCAACGCAGCGTGATGACCGCGCAAACTATCGAGCACTACCGCCAGCGCATCGTCGAATATGAACGCAAGCAATTGACCAATAAGCGCTGA